In Brachypodium distachyon strain Bd21 chromosome 2, Brachypodium_distachyon_v3.0, whole genome shotgun sequence, one genomic interval encodes:
- the LOC100837767 gene encoding protein YLS7 has product MSLPGRKASAGASGIRRWLSTVVVSALALVLILVVISLSVGSSLHGSSLHEYLTIRAKDPKGNDTAIGVPLPGEELQGGKEPLVEHSAKSGTLNSSEASLNTTEADEMVPDPVAVDNKVDPVDAENEVQDPVATDDTMPKLDEGTVPDLSDSSNEFQRADQGTCDLYRGEWVFDSSGPLYTNNSCPLITQMQNCQGNGRPDKDYESWRWKPEQCILPRLDAKKFLELMRGKTVAFVGDSVARNQMESLLCILWQVETPVNRGSRKMSRWVFRSTSTTILRIWSSWLVHRSIEAVGFAPKGLDKVFLDIADETFMESVPTFDVLVISSGHWFAKRSAYILDGNVVGGQLWWPRQAGKMQINNIDAFGVSVETCLTAVATNPNFTGIAVLRTYSPDHYEGGAWNTGGSCTGKVKPLDQVVRNGYTDTMYGKQIAGFRKAVQNSGVHSSKLKLMDITEPFALRADGHPGPYRSPDPNKKTQRGPDGKPPPQDCLHWCMPGPVDTWNEMLFETIRREFGGDGS; this is encoded by the exons ATGAGTTTGCCGGGGAGGAAGGCTTCGGCCGGGGCTAGCGGAATCCGGCGGTGGCTCTCCACCGTCGTCGTgtcggcgctggcgctggTTTTGATTTTGGTGGTCATATCGCTGTCGGTGGGCTCGTCTCTGCATGGGTCATCCTTACATGAATACCTTACTATCAGAGCCAAGGACCCGAAGGGGAATGATACTGCAATTGGTGTTCCATTACCAGGGGAAGAGTTGCAGGGTGGAAAGGAACCCTTGGTCGAGCACAGTGCTAAAAGTGGTACCCTGAATTCAAGTGAGGCGTCGTTGAATACAACAGAAGCTGATGAAATGGTGCCAGATCCAGTTGCCGTTGATAACAAAGTAGATCCAGTTGATGCTGAGAACGAAGTACAGGATCCAGTTGCTACTGATGATACCATGCCGAAACTCGACGAGGGAACCGTCCCTGACTTGTCAGATTCATCCAATGAGTTTCAAAGGGCTGATCAAG GTACCTGTGATCTATATCGTGGGGAATGGGTCTTTGATTCTTCTGGGCCATTGTACACAAACAATTCTTGCCCCTTGATCACACAGATGCAAAATTGCCAGGGAAATGGGCGACCCGACAAGGACTATGAGAGTTGGAGATGGAAGCCTGAACAGTGCATCCTCCCACGCCTTGATGCAAAGAAGTTCTTGGAGTTGATGAGAGGCAAGACAGTTGCCTTTGTTGGGGATTCAGTAGCTCGAAATCAGATGGAGTCCCTCCTTTGCATTCTGTGGCAG GTAGAAACCCCAGTAAACCGTGGCAGCCGCAAGATGAGCAGGTGGGTCTTCAGGTCAACCTCAACAACTATCTTGCGCATCTGGTCTTCTTGGTTAGTACACAGATCAATTGAAGCTGTGGGGTTTGCTCCTAAGGGTCTTGATAAGGTTTTCCTGGATATAGCAGACGAGACGTTCATGGAATCTGTCCCAACTTTTGATGTGCTTGTCATCTCCTCTGGACACTGGTTTGCCAAACGATCGGCCTATATCCTAGATGGCAATGTTGTTGGAGGGCAGCTCTGGTGGCCTCGTCAAGCTGGAAAGATGCAGATCAAcaacattgatgcttttggtgTCTCTGTTGAGACTTGCCTGACTGCTGTGGCGACTAACCCAAATTTCACTGGTATAGCTGTTCTGCGCACATACTCACCAGATCATTATGAAGGTGGGGCATGGAACACTGGCGGTTCTTGCACTGGGAAAGTTAAGCCCTTGGATCAGGTTGTGAGGAATGGGTACACGGATACTATGTATGGAAAACAAATTGCAGGCTTCAGAAAGGCAGTGCAGAATTCTGGGGTACATAGTTCCAAGTTGAAATTGATGGACATCACTGAACCCTTTGCCTTGAGAGCTGATGGGCATCCTGGTCCATACAGAAGTCCTGACCCAAACAAGAAGACTCAAAGAGGCCCAGATGGAAAGCCTCCACCTCAGGATTGTCTGCATTGGTGTATGCCTGGACCTGTAGATACATGGAACGAGATGCTGTTCGAGACTATTAGAAGAGAATTCGGGGGAGATGGAAGCTGA
- the LOC100837464 gene encoding protein YLS7 has translation MCLPDMKTPAGAGGIRWWLSTVVVLTLALVMALVVISLSVDSSLPGASLHECLTFRAKHPMGNDSAIGVPLPGEDLQSGKQSLAEHCAQSGTLNSSVASLNTREVDHIVPDPADVGNKVPDPVSTDSTMRKLDEATTPDFLDSSNEFQRADQGTCDLNRGGWVFDSSGPLYTNNSCPLITKTQNCQGNGRPDRGYESWRWKPEQCILPRFDAKKFLELMRGKTLAFVGDSVARNQMESLLCILWQVETPLNQGNLKMSRWVFGSTSTTIIRIWSSWLVHTSSEAVGFAPKGLDKIFLDIADETFMEFVPTFDVLVLSSGHWFTKRSAYILDGKVVGGQSWWPRQAGKMQINNIDAFGVSVETCLTAVATNPNFTGIAVLRTYSPDHYETRSWNTGGSCTGKVKPLDQVVRNSFTDKMYGEQITGFRKAVRNSGKHSSKLRLMDITEPFSLRVDGHPGPYTTPDLHKNTQRGPDGKPPPQDCLHWCMPGPVDTWNEMLFETIQSDLKRDRS, from the exons ATGTGTTTGCCGGACATGAAGACTCCGGCTGGGGCTGGCGGAATCCGGTGGTGGCTCTCCACCGTAGTGGTGTTGACGCTGGCGCTGGTGATGGCTCTAGTGGTGATATCTCTGTCAGTGGACTCGTCTTTGCCTGGGGCATCCTTACATGAATGTCTCACTTTCAGAGCTAAACACCCAATGGGGAATGATAGTGCCATTGGCGTTCCATTACCAGGGGAAGATTTGCAGAGTGGCAAGCAATCCTTGGCTGAGCACTGTGCTCAAAGTGGTACCCTGAATTCAAGTGTGGCATCTTTGAATACTAGAGAAGTTGATCACATAGTACCGGATCCAGCCGATGTTGGTAACAAAGTACCGGATCCAGTTAGTACTGATAGTACTATGCGCAAACTCGATGAGGCAACCACCCCTGACTTCTTGGATTCATCAAATGAGTTTCAAAGGGCCGATCAAG GTACCTGTGATCTGAACCGTGGGGGGTGGGTTTTTGATTCTTCTGGGCCATTGTACACAAACAACTCTTGCCCCTTGATCACAAAGACGCAAAATTGCCAGGGCAACGGGAGACCGGACAGGGGTTATGAGAGTTGGAGATGGAAGCCTGAACAGTGCATCCTCCCACGCTTTGATGCAAAAAAGTTCCTGGAGTTGATGAGAGGCAAGACACTTGCCTTTGTCGGGGATTCAGTTGCTCGAAATCAGATGGAGTCCCTTCTTTGCATTCTGTGGCAG GTAGAAACCCCACTAAACCAGGGCAACCTTAAGATGAGCAGGTGGGTCTTTGGGTCAACCTCAACGACTATCATTCGCATCTGGTCGTCTTGGTTGGTACACACATCAAGTGAAGCTGTAGGGTTTGCTCCTAAGGGTCTTGATAAGATTTTCCTGGATATAGCAGACGAGACATTCATGGAATTCGTCCCAACTTTTGATGTGCTTGTCCTCTCCTCTGGACACTGGTTTACCAAACGATCAGCTTATATCCTGGATGGCAAAGTTGTTGGAGGGCAGAGCTGGTGGCCTCGTCAAGCTGGAAAAATGCAGATCAACAACATTGACGCTTTTGGTGTCTCTGTTGAGACTTGCCTGACTGCTGTGGCAACTAACCCAAATTTCACAGGTATAGCTGTTCTACGCACATACTCACCAGATCATTATGAAACCAGGTCATGGAACACTGGTGGATCATGCACCGGGAAGGTTAAGCCCTTGGATCAGGTGGTGAGGAATAGCTTCACGGATAAAATGTATGGAGAGCAAATTACAGGCTTCAGAAAGGCAGTGCGGAATTCTGGGAAACATAGTTCCAAATTGAGACTGATGGACATCACTGAACCCTTTTCTTTGAGAGTTGATGGGCATCCTGGCCCATACACAACTCCTGACCTACACAAGAATACTCAAAGAGGGCCAGATGGGAAGCCTCCACCTCAGGATTGTCTACATTGGTGCATGCCTGGACCTGTAGATACATGGAACGAGATGTTGTTTGAGACTATACAAAGCGACCTCAAGCGAGATAGAAGCTGA